A genomic region of Glycine max cultivar Williams 82 chromosome 15, Glycine_max_v4.0, whole genome shotgun sequence contains the following coding sequences:
- the LOC100806558 gene encoding protein RGF1 INDUCIBLE TRANSCRIPTION FACTOR 1 translates to MVRDMMGTTTTTSSGGCGGGGDMNMNMNEKPAWLERLMAETFFGACGVHQDRRKNEKNVFCLHCCLSICPHCLSSHRSHPLLQVRRYVYHDVIRLDDLEKLIDCSNIQPYTINSAKVIFLNQRPQSRTCKGPANSCFTCDRILQEPFHFCSLSCKVDYMVYAGQSLGSILHRFDESDFAISQFEGLRVDGSEVTEEDTQIAPSSSYSNTEATSNSVISCEPNNNVKKGKANRFLPGIVLSLGSRRKGAPHRAPLS, encoded by the exons ATGGTGAGAGACATGATgggcacaacaacaacaacatcatcaggAGGGTGTGGTGGGGGAGGAGacatgaatatgaatatgaatgaGAAGCCTGCATGGCTAGAGAGGTTGATGGCTGAGACATTCTTTGGTGCTTGTGGGGTCCACCAGGATCGCAGGAAGAACGAGAAGAACGTCTTTTGCTTGCACTGTTGCCTTAGCATCTGCCCCCACTGCCTCTCTTCCCACCGCTCTCACCCTCTCCTCCAG GTGCGAAGGTATGTTTACCACGACGTGATTCGATTAGATGATCTGGAAAAACTCATTGATTGTTCCAATATTCAG CCCTATACTATAAACAGCGCCAAAGTAATATTCTTAAATCAGAGGCCACAATCAAGGACATGCAAAGGTCCTGCCAACTCTTGCTTCACCTGTGACAGGATTCTTCAGGAGCCATTCCATTTCTGTTCTCTATCATGCAAG GTTGATTACATGGTGTACGCGGGTCAAAGCTTGGGCAGCATTTTACATCGATTCGACGAATCTGATTTTGCAATTTCGCAGTTCGAGGGTCTAAGAGTGGATGGCTCAGAGGTAACTGAGGAAGATACCCAAATTGCCCCTAGTTCTTCTTATTCCAACACTGAGGCCACCAGCAATTCCGTAATTTCATGCGAACCTAATAACAACGTGAAGAAGGGCAAGGCCAACAGGTTCCTCCCTGGGATCGTCCTGTCTCTTGGCAGCAGAAGAAAGGGTGCCCCTCATAGGGCCCCTCTCTCCTAA